One Flavobacterium sp. 90 DNA segment encodes these proteins:
- a CDS encoding sulfurtransferase, with the protein MSKLSPLINPEELLKLKNTSEFILIDARAGINAEENYKNEHLKGARYIDLNRDLATVENDPANGGRHPLPSFEKFSAVLSKLGISPSSHVIIYDDKNGSNSAARFWWMLRAIGHEKVQVLNGGLQAAIKADYPISSESEIFDASENYPISEWKLLLADIDEVEKARNNDQNIVIDVRDKNRFDGLTEPLDLIAGHIPGAINVPFSENLNEDGFYKSAEVLAEKYSEIINDKNPENVIVHCGSGVTACHTLLAMDYAGISIPKLYVGSWSEWSRNDRELATKENK; encoded by the coding sequence ATGTCAAAACTTTCTCCACTTATAAATCCTGAAGAATTATTAAAACTAAAAAATACTTCTGAATTTATTTTAATTGACGCCAGAGCCGGAATCAATGCCGAAGAAAATTACAAAAACGAACATTTAAAAGGTGCCCGATATATAGATTTGAATCGGGATTTGGCAACAGTAGAAAATGATCCAGCAAACGGAGGAAGGCATCCTTTGCCTTCTTTCGAAAAATTTTCCGCAGTGCTTTCAAAACTCGGAATCTCCCCTTCTAGTCATGTTATTATTTATGACGATAAAAACGGGTCGAATTCCGCAGCCAGATTTTGGTGGATGTTACGCGCGATTGGTCATGAAAAAGTTCAGGTTTTGAATGGAGGTTTGCAAGCGGCAATAAAAGCAGACTATCCAATAAGTTCAGAAAGTGAGATTTTTGATGCAAGTGAAAATTATCCAATATCAGAATGGAAATTACTTCTAGCTGATATCGATGAAGTCGAAAAAGCACGAAATAACGATCAAAATATTGTAATTGATGTCAGAGATAAAAATCGTTTTGATGGCTTAACAGAACCGCTTGATTTAATTGCCGGACATATTCCGGGTGCAATAAATGTTCCGTTTAGCGAAAATTTAAATGAAGATGGATTTTATAAATCAGCTGAAGTTTTAGCAGAAAAATATTCTGAGATTATAAACGACAAAAATCCTGAAAATGTAATTGTTCATTGCGGTTCTGGCGTTACAGCTTGTCACACATTATTAGCGATGGATTATGCAGGGATTTCGATTCCAAAACTTTATGTAGGTTCCTGGAGCGAATGGTCACGAAACGATCGCGAATTGGCAACAAAAGAAAACAAATAA
- a CDS encoding DEAD/DEAH box helicase, whose protein sequence is MNKKHHSNNILSNLGIESLNEMQEVAQDAILNDNNVLLLSPTGSGKTLAFLLPVLELLQPEILSVQCLILVPSRELGLQIEQVWKKMGTQYKVNICYGGHSIDTEIKNLSNPPAVLIGTPGRIADHIDRDTFRTDKIQTLILDEFDKSLQLGFHEQMSYIIGKLTKLNKRVLVSATSDIEIPRYTRVVNPTVLDFIPEEEEKANLSMKMVVSPSKDKLESLFNLICSLKSQSAIIFCNHRDAAERISDTLNEKGIYATYYHGGMDQDERERALIQFRNGSMSYLITTDLAARGLDIPEMKHVIHYHLPLKEDEFTHRNGRTARMQASGTAYIIIHESEKQLDYIDYGMEVLKVDNATTLPKPPEYQTIYISGGKKTKLNKIDIVGFFSQKGKLEKGDLGLIEVKDFISFAAVKFNKVKDLLKNVKDEKMKGKKFKIEVARKVVKKEEEK, encoded by the coding sequence ATGAATAAAAAACACCATTCCAACAATATACTTTCGAATTTAGGAATTGAGAGCCTAAACGAAATGCAAGAAGTAGCGCAGGATGCTATTTTAAACGATAACAATGTTTTATTACTTTCTCCGACAGGATCTGGAAAAACATTGGCTTTTTTACTGCCTGTTTTAGAATTATTACAACCTGAGATTCTTTCGGTTCAATGTTTAATTTTAGTGCCTTCACGCGAATTAGGTTTGCAAATTGAGCAGGTTTGGAAAAAAATGGGAACGCAATACAAAGTAAATATTTGCTACGGAGGTCACTCTATTGATACTGAAATCAAGAATCTGAGTAATCCGCCTGCTGTTTTAATTGGAACTCCGGGAAGAATTGCAGATCATATTGACAGAGATACTTTTCGCACAGACAAAATCCAGACTTTGATTTTGGATGAATTTGATAAGTCATTGCAATTGGGCTTTCATGAGCAAATGTCTTATATCATTGGCAAATTAACGAAGCTGAACAAACGTGTTTTGGTTTCGGCAACTTCAGATATCGAGATTCCAAGATATACAAGAGTTGTTAATCCTACGGTTTTGGATTTTATTCCTGAAGAAGAAGAAAAAGCAAATCTTTCGATGAAAATGGTTGTTTCGCCGAGCAAGGATAAATTAGAAAGTTTATTCAATTTGATTTGTTCGTTGAAATCACAATCGGCTATTATTTTTTGTAATCATCGTGATGCTGCAGAAAGAATTAGTGATACCTTAAACGAAAAAGGTATTTACGCAACTTATTATCATGGCGGAATGGATCAGGACGAACGTGAGCGTGCTTTGATTCAGTTTAGAAACGGAAGTATGAGTTACTTAATCACAACTGATTTGGCGGCTCGTGGTTTGGATATTCCGGAAATGAAACACGTTATTCATTATCATTTACCTTTAAAAGAAGACGAATTTACGCATCGTAACGGTCGTACAGCGCGTATGCAAGCTTCTGGAACCGCTTATATTATCATTCACGAAAGTGAAAAACAACTGGATTATATTGACTACGGAATGGAAGTTCTGAAAGTTGATAATGCTACAACTTTACCAAAACCACCAGAATATCAAACTATATATATAAGTGGTGGAAAGAAAACAAAATTGAATAAAATTGATATCGTTGGTTTCTTTTCTCAAAAAGGAAAATTAGAAAAAGGGGATTTAGGTTTAATCGAAGTAAAGGATTTTATTTCATTTGCAGCGGTAAAATTCAATAAAGTAAAAGACTTGCTTAAAAACGTCAAAGACGAAAAAATGAAAGGCAAGAAATTCAAAATTGAAGTTGCCAGAAAAGTGGTAAAGAAAGAGGAGGAAAAATAG
- a CDS encoding RluA family pseudouridine synthase yields MNNNIENLDLEDELFEHFRFEVPKGQALLRIDKYLMNLIQNATRNKIQNAATEGNIFVNDIPVKSNYKVKPFDVVTVMLSHPPFENHILPEDLPLNIVYEDDALLLINKEPGMVVHPGHGNYTGTLVNALAHHFDNLPMNSSERPGLVHRIDKDTSGLLVVAKTEAAMTHLAKQFEAKTSEREYIALVWGNVAEEEGTIEGNLARHLKDRMQMAVFADPEIGKPAITHYKVLERFGYVTLISCKLETGRTHQIRAHMKHIGHPLFNDERYGGHLILKGTTFTKYKQFIENCFKALPRQALHAKTLGFVHPNTGEMMRFDTELPQDFQDCIEKWRNYGKSHNMEDDEN; encoded by the coding sequence ATGAACAATAATATTGAAAATTTAGATCTGGAAGACGAATTATTCGAACATTTTAGATTTGAAGTCCCTAAAGGTCAAGCGCTTTTACGTATTGATAAATATTTAATGAATTTGATTCAGAATGCTACGCGTAACAAAATTCAGAACGCTGCAACTGAAGGGAATATCTTCGTAAATGATATTCCGGTAAAGTCAAATTATAAGGTTAAACCATTTGATGTAGTGACAGTTATGTTGTCACATCCTCCGTTTGAAAATCATATTCTTCCGGAAGATCTTCCGTTGAATATTGTCTATGAAGATGATGCTTTGTTGTTGATTAACAAAGAGCCGGGAATGGTTGTACATCCCGGACACGGAAATTATACGGGGACTTTGGTAAATGCATTGGCGCATCATTTTGATAATTTGCCAATGAATAGTAGTGAACGCCCAGGTTTAGTTCACCGAATTGACAAGGATACATCCGGACTTTTGGTGGTTGCCAAAACGGAAGCTGCAATGACACATTTGGCAAAACAATTTGAAGCTAAAACTTCTGAACGTGAGTATATTGCTCTTGTTTGGGGAAATGTTGCCGAAGAAGAAGGAACAATCGAAGGAAATCTAGCAAGACACTTAAAAGATCGTATGCAAATGGCGGTTTTTGCGGATCCTGAAATTGGGAAACCTGCGATTACGCATTATAAAGTTTTAGAACGCTTTGGTTATGTAACTTTGATTTCTTGTAAATTAGAAACCGGAAGAACACATCAAATTCGTGCTCACATGAAACATATTGGTCATCCGTTGTTTAATGACGAACGTTACGGAGGACATTTGATTTTGAAGGGAACGACGTTTACAAAATACAAACAATTTATTGAGAATTGCTTTAAAGCTTTACCGCGTCAGGCTTTGCATGCTAAAACGCTTGGTTTTGTACATCCTAATACGGGTGAAATGATGCGTTTTGATACAGAATTACCTCAGGATTTTCAGGATTGCATCGAGAAATGGCGCAATTACGGAAAATCGCATAATATGGAAGATGACGAGAATTAA
- a CDS encoding alkylphosphonate utilization protein, with protein MSIERELNKRSGSKCELCGAEENLKVHQVLPTQKGGLDESIMACSTCVDQIENPDNVDLNHWRCLNDSMWNENVAVQVVAWRMLSRLRAAGWPQELLDMMYLDEDTLAWAQATGEGEDDENKIIHRDSNGVILEHGDSVVLIKDLKVKGSSMVAKQGTAVRNIRLDHENAEYIEGKVDGQQIVIITQYVKKI; from the coding sequence ATGAGCATCGAAAGAGAATTAAACAAACGTAGCGGATCTAAATGCGAACTTTGTGGAGCTGAGGAAAATCTAAAAGTACACCAAGTATTACCAACTCAAAAAGGCGGACTTGACGAAAGTATAATGGCGTGCAGTACATGCGTTGATCAAATTGAAAACCCGGACAATGTCGATTTAAATCACTGGAGATGTCTTAACGACAGCATGTGGAATGAAAACGTTGCCGTACAAGTTGTAGCCTGGAGAATGTTAAGCCGTTTGCGTGCCGCAGGATGGCCGCAGGAATTACTTGACATGATGTATTTAGACGAAGATACTCTAGCATGGGCACAAGCAACTGGCGAAGGCGAAGATGACGAAAACAAAATTATTCACCGTGACAGTAACGGAGTAATTTTAGAACACGGAGATTCTGTTGTTTTAATTAAAGATTTAAAAGTAAAAGGTTCCAGCATGGTTGCCAAACAAGGAACTGCTGTTCGTAACATCCGTTTAGACCACGAAAACGCCGAATATATTGAAGGAAAAGTAGATGGTCAGCAAATTGTGATTATCACGCAATATGTAAAGAAAATATAG
- a CDS encoding D-alanine--D-alanine ligase, translating into MKNIAIIMGGYSSEYKISLISGNVVYQYLDKTKYNGFRIHIFKEKWVYVDANDAEFPIDKNDFSVTVNGERITFDCVFNAIHGTPGEDGLMQAYFELLGIPQSSCDYYQAALTFNKRDLLSVLKPYGIKTAISYYLNKGDVINTEEIVKKVGLPCFVKPNKAGSSFGISKVKTEAELPIAIEVAYKEDNEIIIESFLDGTEVSVGVINYKGEIKVLPITEIVSDNDFFDYEAKYEGKSQEITPARISDELTQKVSETAKRAYEVLKMKGFSRSEFIIVNNEPHMLEMNTIPGLTTESLIPQQAKAAGISLEDLFTNAIELALV; encoded by the coding sequence ATGAAAAACATAGCCATCATCATGGGCGGATATTCAAGTGAATATAAAATTTCTCTTATCAGCGGAAACGTTGTTTACCAATATCTGGACAAAACAAAATACAACGGATTCCGTATTCATATCTTTAAAGAAAAATGGGTTTATGTAGATGCAAATGATGCGGAATTTCCAATTGACAAAAATGATTTTTCCGTTACAGTAAATGGAGAAAGAATCACTTTCGATTGTGTTTTCAATGCCATACACGGAACTCCGGGAGAAGATGGTTTAATGCAGGCTTATTTTGAATTATTAGGTATTCCGCAATCATCTTGCGATTATTACCAAGCAGCATTGACATTCAATAAACGTGATTTATTATCGGTTTTAAAACCATACGGAATCAAAACGGCAATTTCTTATTACCTAAATAAAGGAGATGTAATCAATACTGAAGAAATCGTTAAAAAAGTAGGTTTGCCATGTTTCGTAAAACCAAACAAAGCCGGATCAAGTTTCGGAATCTCAAAAGTAAAAACTGAGGCTGAATTGCCTATCGCAATTGAAGTTGCCTACAAAGAAGACAATGAAATTATCATTGAAAGTTTCCTTGACGGAACAGAAGTTTCAGTTGGAGTAATCAATTACAAAGGCGAAATTAAAGTTTTACCAATTACAGAAATCGTTTCAGACAATGATTTCTTTGATTATGAAGCCAAATACGAAGGAAAGTCACAAGAAATTACACCAGCAAGAATTTCAGATGAACTGACACAAAAAGTTAGCGAAACTGCAAAAAGAGCTTACGAAGTTTTAAAAATGAAAGGTTTCTCAAGAAGCGAATTCATCATCGTAAACAACGAACCGCACATGTTGGAAATGAATACAATTCCGGGATTAACAACCGAAAGTTTGATTCCGCAACAAGCCAAAGCAGCCGGAATATCGCTGGAAGATTTATTCACCAATGCGATTGAGTTGGCTTTAGTTTAA
- a CDS encoding DUF1398 family protein: MFTLEQIKEAHSKVQSGADFPNYIQDLIILGVKGYDTFVNNGNVEYYGVNNYTVSAEERYPEIEVAPLANKERFIEFLVMHQSGQTDYLTFCNHAAQCGIAKWRVDIIEMTCTYYDKSGNEILIEKIPD; this comes from the coding sequence ATGTTTACACTAGAACAAATCAAAGAAGCGCATTCGAAAGTACAAAGCGGTGCAGATTTCCCAAATTATATACAAGACCTAATCATTTTGGGCGTTAAAGGTTACGACACATTTGTAAATAATGGTAATGTCGAATATTATGGCGTAAATAATTACACCGTTTCTGCAGAGGAAAGATATCCCGAAATTGAAGTTGCTCCTCTTGCCAATAAAGAACGTTTTATCGAATTTTTAGTAATGCACCAAAGCGGACAAACGGATTATCTGACCTTTTGCAATCATGCAGCGCAATGTGGTATTGCAAAATGGAGAGTTGATATTATCGAAATGACTTGTACATATTATGACAAATCCGGAAATGAAATTTTGATCGAGAAAATTCCTGATTAA
- a CDS encoding ATP-binding cassette domain-containing protein, producing the protein MQHWDILLSNQVNKKAFIDTLLSGQAKGELAVFNNQKGILFSDIAIEKFIEKEYQYDIVEASPESHRQLRTFSSGERKKEFLKYCINQNPDFIIFDNPFDHLDQASRVVLAQSLEKLTDNIAIIQLLNRTVDVLEFVPNKAQIKDNSFELHPLLKTENHFKTLNTSAIPKAIEPHSFHESVLIKMDNVSVSYDDRKIIDQISWTIKQGEFWQLIGPNGSGKSTILSLITGDNPKGFGQDLFLFGRKKGTGESVWDIKKQIGIFATSMTDLFQKGHTLEQMILSGFFDSIGLYNEPTTLQKQNVAQWLEVVEMTSLRKKRFIDLSIGQQRVALIVRAVLKHPPLLILDEPVEGLDDENVDLVIQLINTIKQETNVSILYVSHRIESGLAPTSVFELLPNPTGSIGKIKYHSELN; encoded by the coding sequence ATGCAGCATTGGGACATACTTTTATCGAATCAGGTAAATAAAAAAGCTTTTATTGATACTTTACTTTCAGGTCAAGCCAAAGGAGAATTGGCCGTTTTTAATAACCAGAAAGGAATTCTGTTTTCAGATATTGCCATTGAAAAATTCATCGAAAAAGAATATCAATATGACATTGTAGAAGCTTCTCCGGAATCACACAGACAATTAAGAACTTTCTCATCTGGAGAACGCAAAAAAGAATTTCTGAAATACTGCATCAATCAAAACCCTGATTTCATAATTTTTGATAATCCGTTTGATCATTTAGATCAGGCTTCACGAGTAGTTTTAGCACAATCACTAGAGAAACTTACCGACAATATTGCGATTATTCAATTGCTTAATCGTACTGTTGATGTTTTAGAATTTGTTCCGAATAAAGCCCAAATCAAAGATAATTCCTTTGAATTACATCCGCTTTTAAAAACCGAAAACCATTTTAAAACCTTAAATACTTCAGCAATTCCAAAAGCGATTGAACCGCATTCCTTTCACGAAAGTGTATTAATCAAAATGGACAATGTTTCTGTAAGTTATGACGATCGAAAAATTATAGATCAAATTTCGTGGACGATAAAACAAGGCGAATTCTGGCAATTAATCGGTCCGAATGGTTCGGGAAAAAGCACCATTCTATCTTTAATTACTGGCGATAATCCAAAAGGATTTGGTCAGGATTTATTTTTATTCGGAAGAAAAAAAGGAACCGGAGAAAGCGTTTGGGATATCAAAAAACAAATCGGAATCTTCGCCACTTCTATGACAGATTTATTCCAAAAAGGACATACTTTAGAACAAATGATTCTATCCGGATTTTTTGATTCTATTGGATTGTATAACGAACCAACTACTTTACAAAAGCAAAATGTAGCGCAATGGCTTGAAGTTGTTGAAATGACAAGTTTAAGAAAAAAACGTTTTATTGATCTTTCAATTGGTCAGCAAAGAGTTGCGTTGATTGTTCGTGCCGTCTTAAAACATCCGCCATTATTAATTCTCGACGAACCCGTAGAAGGTTTGGACGACGAAAATGTAGATTTGGTAATTCAGCTTATCAATACCATTAAACAGGAAACTAATGTGAGTATTTTGTACGTTTCACATCGTATAGAATCCGGGCTTGCTCCTACTTCGGTTTTTGAACTTTTACCAAATCCAACAGGATCTATCGGTAAAATTAAATACCATTCTGAGTTAAATTAA
- a CDS encoding zeta toxin family protein, translated as MNKNLYIIAGCNGAGKTTASFTILPEILNCKEFVNADEIAKGLSPFQPERVSFEAGRIMLNRINELFILNEDFAFETTLATKSYKSKVITAQKKDYTVTLLFFWLQNVDLAIERVKTRVSEGGHNIEKDVIRRRYRNGIKNLFEIYLSIVDEAMIFDNSAGKPELIAEKTLDTDLNILNDIKFNLLKKYYHENS; from the coding sequence ATGAATAAAAATCTTTATATAATCGCAGGTTGTAACGGAGCTGGAAAAACTACTGCTTCTTTTACAATTTTACCAGAAATTCTAAATTGTAAAGAATTTGTAAATGCTGATGAAATAGCAAAAGGTTTGTCTCCATTTCAACCCGAAAGAGTTTCATTTGAAGCAGGAAGAATAATGCTCAATAGAATAAATGAACTTTTTATTTTGAACGAAGATTTTGCTTTTGAAACTACTTTAGCAACTAAAAGTTACAAATCAAAAGTAATTACAGCACAAAAAAAAGATTACACAGTTACTCTTCTTTTCTTTTGGTTACAAAACGTTGATTTAGCAATTGAAAGAGTCAAAACAAGAGTTTCTGAAGGTGGTCATAATATCGAAAAAGATGTTATTCGAAGAAGATACAGAAATGGAATAAAAAACTTATTTGAAATTTATCTTTCAATAGTGGATGAAGCAATGATTTTTGATAATTCGGCTGGAAAACCCGAATTGATTGCCGAAAAAACTTTGGACACTGACCTGAATATTTTAAATGATATAAAATTCAATCTACTAAAAAAATATTATCATGAAAACTCATAA
- the coaD gene encoding pantetheine-phosphate adenylyltransferase encodes MRKAIFPGSFDPITLGHEDIIKRGIPLFDEIVIAIGVNAEKKYMFSLEERKRFIEETFKDEPKISVITYEGLTIDLAKKLKANFILRGLRNPADFEFEKAIAHTNRKLSKIETVFLLTAASTSFISSSIVRDVLRHGGEYEMLVPDAVRVKK; translated from the coding sequence ATGCGAAAAGCCATATTTCCGGGATCATTTGACCCAATTACTTTAGGACACGAAGACATTATCAAAAGAGGAATTCCTTTATTTGATGAAATTGTAATTGCTATTGGTGTCAATGCCGAAAAAAAATATATGTTTTCACTCGAAGAAAGAAAACGCTTCATTGAAGAAACTTTCAAAGACGAGCCAAAAATTTCGGTTATCACTTATGAAGGTCTAACAATTGATCTAGCCAAAAAACTAAAAGCAAACTTCATTTTAAGAGGTTTACGCAATCCCGCCGATTTCGAATTCGAAAAAGCCATTGCTCACACCAACAGAAAACTATCTAAAATAGAAACCGTATTTTTATTAACAGCCGCAAGCACATCATTTATTAGTTCAAGCATTGTTCGTGATGTATTACGTCATGGAGGCGAATATGAAATGTTGGTTCCTGATGCGGTTAGGGTGAAGAAGTAA
- a CDS encoding PASTA domain-containing protein, which yields MSLRKYLTSRVFFVQVLSAAAIIAVLGYLFMHWLTFTTDHGHEIAVPNLSKLTEEQVEAKLDDLDLDYVLLDSVDYRSEFPKYSVVEQDPLPGTMVKVGRKIYIKINASGFSSVKIPDLIEKTYREAVPTLKALGLEAGTITYIPNLGKDMVLEMRYKGRNLKVGDRVLKASKIDLVLGDGKATYVDESQATDSLAAPTTETPKDEQ from the coding sequence ATGAGTTTACGTAAGTATTTAACTAGCCGAGTATTTTTTGTGCAAGTATTAAGTGCGGCTGCTATAATTGCCGTTTTAGGTTATTTGTTTATGCATTGGTTGACTTTTACAACTGATCATGGTCATGAAATTGCCGTTCCGAATTTGTCTAAATTGACTGAGGAACAAGTTGAGGCAAAATTGGACGATTTGGACCTTGATTATGTGCTTTTGGATAGTGTTGATTACCGAAGTGAATTTCCTAAATACAGTGTTGTTGAGCAAGATCCGTTGCCAGGAACGATGGTAAAAGTAGGAAGAAAAATATATATTAAAATTAATGCATCAGGATTTTCATCTGTTAAAATTCCTGATTTAATCGAAAAAACATATCGCGAAGCAGTTCCAACTTTGAAAGCTTTAGGGCTTGAAGCGGGAACGATTACTTATATTCCGAATCTTGGAAAAGATATGGTTTTAGAAATGCGTTATAAAGGTAGAAACTTAAAAGTAGGAGATCGCGTGCTGAAGGCTTCTAAAATCGACTTGGTTTTAGGTGACGGAAAAGCAACTTATGTAGATGAAAGTCAGGCCACAGATAGTTTAGCTGCGCCAACTACGGAAACCCCAAAAGATGAACAATAA
- a CDS encoding ThuA domain-containing protein, whose translation MSIFSQKTYFITIKSILIVLFLSCFLGYSQQKKSKSKFKVIAFYTAKNDQAHISFVHEANKWFPKIAEENHFEYDSTNNWDNLNAKFLAKYQVVLFLDTRPETPSQQEAFQKYMENGGGFIGFHFSAFALNDSDYPQNWNWYHNTFLGSGEYGSNTWRPTSAVLRVENQHPVTKNIPKTFSSAPNEWYRWTNDLTKNPDIKILLAIDESSFPLGTGPKEHEIWRSGYYPVVWTNKNYKMLYVNMGHNDIDYEHGTNKTLSYTFENKVQSQLILNALLWLGNSKK comes from the coding sequence ATGTCAATTTTTAGTCAAAAAACTTATTTTATTACTATAAAAAGCATCTTGATAGTACTTTTTTTAAGTTGTTTTTTGGGATATTCTCAGCAGAAAAAAAGTAAATCTAAGTTTAAAGTAATTGCTTTTTATACCGCAAAAAATGACCAGGCACATATAAGCTTTGTTCACGAAGCGAATAAATGGTTTCCTAAAATTGCCGAAGAAAATCATTTTGAATATGATTCTACCAACAATTGGGATAATCTAAACGCTAAATTCCTGGCAAAATACCAAGTTGTTTTATTTTTGGATACAAGACCCGAAACACCTAGTCAGCAAGAAGCTTTTCAGAAATATATGGAAAATGGCGGAGGTTTTATAGGATTTCATTTTTCGGCTTTTGCCTTAAACGATTCTGATTATCCACAAAACTGGAATTGGTACCACAATACTTTTTTAGGTTCCGGTGAATACGGAAGCAATACCTGGCGACCAACATCGGCCGTTTTGCGAGTAGAAAATCAACATCCAGTTACGAAAAATATTCCTAAAACATTTTCATCAGCACCAAACGAATGGTATAGATGGACGAACGATCTTACTAAAAATCCGGACATTAAAATTCTTTTGGCAATCGACGAAAGCAGTTTTCCACTAGGAACCGGACCAAAAGAGCATGAAATCTGGCGTAGTGGCTATTATCCTGTCGTTTGGACCAATAAAAACTATAAAATGCTCTACGTAAATATGGGACATAACGATATTGATTACGAACATGGAACCAACAAAACACTTTCGTATACATTTGAAAACAAAGTACAAAGCCAATTAATTTTGAATGCGTTGCTTTGGTTAGGAAATTCTAAAAAATAA
- a CDS encoding alpha/beta hydrolase, whose product MKIIKLILLLFPVFCFSQEVKIKSLDINLSNYEYPFPVKFLELNNQRQYLKMAYMDIIPQNYNNKNIVLLHGKNFNGAYWETTIKALSAEGFRVIVPDQIGFGKSSKPDNFQYTFQQLAENTKKLLDHLGIEKTTILGHSMGGMLATRFVLMYPETTEKLVLENPIGLEDWKLVVPYKSVDWWYESELKQNYQNIKTYQMNNYYDGKWNADFQKWAELGAGWTTAPDYDRVAWNSALLYDMIFTQPVLYEFKNIKSPTLLIIGTRDKTALGKPLVSEEVRKTMGNYLELGKKTQKAIPNSKLVEVPNTGHLPHIESFDQFIKPLIVFLKQ is encoded by the coding sequence ATGAAAATTATAAAGTTAATACTCCTATTATTTCCCGTTTTCTGTTTTTCTCAAGAAGTAAAAATCAAATCATTAGATATTAATCTTAGTAATTATGAATATCCATTTCCTGTAAAGTTTTTAGAATTGAACAATCAACGCCAATATCTAAAAATGGCTTATATGGATATTATTCCGCAGAATTACAACAATAAAAACATCGTTTTACTTCATGGCAAAAATTTCAACGGAGCTTATTGGGAAACTACTATAAAAGCTTTGAGCGCTGAAGGATTTCGTGTTATTGTTCCGGATCAGATAGGATTTGGAAAATCGTCAAAACCAGATAACTTTCAATACACATTTCAGCAGCTTGCAGAAAACACTAAGAAATTATTAGATCATTTAGGAATTGAAAAAACAACTATTCTCGGTCATTCTATGGGCGGAATGTTAGCCACCAGATTTGTATTAATGTATCCTGAAACTACCGAAAAATTAGTACTCGAAAACCCAATTGGACTTGAAGACTGGAAACTAGTTGTTCCCTACAAATCCGTTGATTGGTGGTATGAATCTGAATTAAAACAAAACTATCAGAACATAAAAACCTATCAGATGAACAATTATTATGATGGTAAATGGAATGCTGATTTCCAAAAATGGGCTGAACTTGGCGCAGGTTGGACAACTGCTCCTGATTATGATCGCGTTGCCTGGAACTCGGCGCTTTTGTATGATATGATTTTTACACAGCCGGTTTTATATGAATTTAAAAACATAAAAAGTCCAACGCTTTTAATCATCGGAACAAGAGATAAAACGGCTTTAGGAAAACCATTAGTTTCTGAAGAAGTTCGAAAAACAATGGGAAATTATTTAGAACTTGGTAAAAAGACACAAAAAGCGATTCCGAATTCAAAATTAGTAGAAGTTCCAAATACCGGACATTTGCCACATATTGAATCTTTCGATCAATTTATAAAACCATTAATTGTATTTTTGAAACAGTAA